A stretch of the Malus domestica chromosome 08, GDT2T_hap1 genome encodes the following:
- the LOC103440175 gene encoding uncharacterized protein, producing the protein MAGGSGAARASRSLMAGGSFSEAKVIAAKVKTKTSKSELCKFLGIPERSRSPTALLISKFIGLYNHQSPGIKDRNWDENLKTLLHGKSRVGVAEITRLLSQEFTYSRIKSTATSSATPTHLADQKLQDSNKFKKTKGKASKNK; encoded by the exons ATGGCGGGTGGTAGCGGTGCCGCTAGGGCAAGCCGGTCGCTAATGGCGGGTGGCAGTTTCTCAGAGGCGAAAGTAATAGCAGCGAAAGTGAAGACGAAAACTTCAAAGTCAGAGTTGTGCAAGTTTCTGGGGATCCCAGAACGCTCTCGCTCTCCCACTGCACTCTTAATTTCCAAGTTCATTGGCCTCTACAACCATCAG AGTCCCGGTATCAAGGACCGTAATTGGGATGAGAACTTGAAGACGTTATTACATGGAAAATCGAGGGTTGGGGTCGCTGAAATCACCCGATTGCTCTCCCAAGAATTCACCTATTCTCGCATCAAAAGCACTGCCACATCCTCCGCCACCCCCACGCATTTGGCTGACCAGAAACTACAAGATTCCAATAAATTCAAGAAGACTAAAGGCAAGGCCTCCAAAAACAAGTAG
- the LOC103440176 gene encoding ABC transporter E family member 2-like isoform X1, whose translation MADRLTRIAIVSSDRCKPKKCRQECKKSCPVVKTGKLCIEVTPASKIAFISEELCIGCGICVKKCPFEAIQIINLPKDLDKDTTHRYGPNTFKLHRLPVPRPGQVLGLVGTNGIGKSTALKVLAGKLKPNLGRFKNPPDWQEILTYFRGSELQNYFTRILEDNLKAIIKPQYVDHIPKAVQGNVGEVLNQKDERDMKEELCADLELNQVIERNVGDLSGGELQRFAIAVVAIQNAEIYMFDEPSSYLDVKQRLKAAQVVRSLLRPNSYVIVVEHDLSVLDYLSDFICCLYGKPGAYGVVTLPFSVREGINIFLAGFVPTENLRFRDESLTFKVAETPQESAEEIETYARYRYPSMSKTQGNFRLRVVEGEFTDSQIIVMLGENGTGKITFIRMLAGLLKPDSVENSDVEIPEFNVSYKPQKISPKFQYTVRHLLHSRIRDSYTHPQFMSDVMKPLLIEQLMDQEVVNLSGGELQRVALCLCLGKPADIYLIDEPSAYLDSEQRIVASKVIKRFILHAKKTAFVVEHDFIMATYLADRVIVYEGRPSIDCIANCPQSLLTGMNLFLSHLDITFRRDPTNYRPRINKLESTKDREQKAAGSYYYLDD comes from the exons ATGGCAGACCGGTTGACCCGTATAGCAATCGTGAGCTCCGACAGATGCAAGCCAAAGAAGTGCCGCCAGGAATGCAAGAAGAGCTGTCCTGTTGTCAAGACTG GTAAACTATGTATTGAGGTTACCCCTGCATCAAAGATTGCTTTTATCTCGGAAGAATTGTGCATTGGGTGTGGTATCTGTGTTAAG AAATGCCCATTTGAAGCAATCCAAATCATCAACTTACCAAAGGATTTAGATAAAGATACGACCCATCGTTATGGGCCTAACACTTTCAAACTACACAG GTTACCAGTCCCAAGGCCAGGTCAAGTTCTTGGTTTGGTTGGAACAAATGGCATTGGGAAGTCGACTGCCCTCAAAGTTTTGGCTGGAAAGTTGAAACCAAATTTAGGCCGTTTCAAG aatcCTCCAGATTGGCAGGAAATCTTGACCTACTTCCGGGGATCTGAGCTGCAGAATTATTTTACCCGTATTCTGGAAGATAATTTGAAG GCCATTATAAAGCCCCAGTATGTTGATCACATTCCAAAAGCAGTTCAAGGAAATGTTGGGGAGGTGCTCAACCAGAAAGATGAGAGGGATATGAAGGAAGAACTGTGTGCTGATCTTGAGCTGAACCAGGTTATAGAACGTAATGTAGGGGATTTATCAGGTGGGGAGCTTCAAAGATTTGCCATTGCTGTCGTTGCCATACAGAATGCAGAGATATATATGTTTGACGAACCTTCAAGTTATCTTGATGTGAAACAGAGGCTTAAAGCTGCCCAAGTTGTCCGATCTTTGCTTAGGCCTAATAG CTATGTAATTGTTGTGGAGCATGATCTTAGTGTCTTGGATTACTTATCAGACTTCATTTGCTGTTTATATGGGAAACCGGGTGCGTATGGAGTTGTGACACTTCCGTTCTCAGTTAGAGAAGGAATCAACATCTTCTTGGCCGGATTTGTCCCCACCGAAAATCTTAGGTTCCGAGATGAATCTCTGACATTCAAG GTTGCTGAGACACCACAGGAAAGTGCTGAGGAAATTGAGACATATGCACGATATAGATACCCATCAATGAGTAAAACTCAGGGAAACTTCAGGCTTCGTGTGGTTGAGGGTGAATTTACCGATTCTCAAATTATTGTGATGCTGGGTGAGAATGGAACGGGGAAGATAACATTTATTCGTATGCTG GCGGGTCTATTGAAACCTGATTCTGTAGAAAATTCAGATGTGGAGATACCTGAATTCAATGTTTCTTACAAGCCCCAGAAAATCAGTCCAAAGTTTCAATACACTGTCAGACACTTGTTACATTCAAGAATTCGTGATTCATATACTCATCCACAATTCATGTCAGATGTGATGAAGCCTCTTCTAATTGAACAATTAATGGATCAAGAAGTCGTGAATCTCTCTGGCGGAGAGTTGCAGAGGGTTGCATTATGCCTATGCCTTGGGAAg CCTGCAGATATTTATCTGATAGATGAACCAAGTGCTTATCTTGATTCTGAGCAGCGTAttgttgcttccaaagtcaTAAAGAggtttatccttcatgctaagAAAACTGCTTTCGTGGTTGAACATGATTTTATTATGGCTACCTACTTGGCGGATAGAGTTATAGTCTATGAGGGGAGGCCGTCAATTGATTGTATTGCAAATTGTCCCCAGTCATTGTTGACTGGGATGAATCTATTCTTATCT CATCTTGATATCACATTTAGGCGTGACCCCACTAACTATCGCCCAAGAATCAACAAATTGGAGTCAACGAAGGATAGGGAACAAAAAGCTGCTGGGTCTTACTATTACCTGGATGATTGA
- the LOC103440176 gene encoding ABC transporter E family member 2-like isoform X2 codes for MADRLTRIAIVSSDRCKPKKCRQECKKSCPVVKTGKLCIEVTPASKIAFISEELCIGCGICVKKCPFEAIQIINLPKDLDKDTTHRYGPNTFKLHRLPVPRPGQVLGLVGTNGIGKSTALKVLAGKLKPNLGRFKNPPDWQEILTYFRGSELQNYFTRILEDNLKAIIKPQYVDHIPKAVQGNVGEVLNQKDERDMKEELCADLELNQVIERNVGDLSGGELQRFAIAVVAIQNAEIYMFDEPSSYLDVKQRLKAAQVVRSLLRPNSYVIVVEHDLSVLDYLSDFICCLYGKPGAYGVVTLPFSVREGINIFLAGFVPTENLRFRDESLTFKVAETPQESAEEIETYARYRYPSMSKTQGNFRLRVVEGEFTDSQIIVMLGENGTGKITFIRMLAGLLKPDSVENSDVEIPEFNVSYKPQKISPKFQYTVRHLLHSRIRDSYTHPQFMSDVMKPLLIEQLMDQEVVNLSGGELQRVALCLCLGKPADIYLIDEPSAYLDSEQRIVASKVIKSILISHLGVTPLTIAQESTNWSQRRIGNKKLLGLTITWMIDIVVMSWPNSEGVNMILKMESQLSHDVLTNDRRSFFHQRRMSFMQLW; via the exons ATGGCAGACCGGTTGACCCGTATAGCAATCGTGAGCTCCGACAGATGCAAGCCAAAGAAGTGCCGCCAGGAATGCAAGAAGAGCTGTCCTGTTGTCAAGACTG GTAAACTATGTATTGAGGTTACCCCTGCATCAAAGATTGCTTTTATCTCGGAAGAATTGTGCATTGGGTGTGGTATCTGTGTTAAG AAATGCCCATTTGAAGCAATCCAAATCATCAACTTACCAAAGGATTTAGATAAAGATACGACCCATCGTTATGGGCCTAACACTTTCAAACTACACAG GTTACCAGTCCCAAGGCCAGGTCAAGTTCTTGGTTTGGTTGGAACAAATGGCATTGGGAAGTCGACTGCCCTCAAAGTTTTGGCTGGAAAGTTGAAACCAAATTTAGGCCGTTTCAAG aatcCTCCAGATTGGCAGGAAATCTTGACCTACTTCCGGGGATCTGAGCTGCAGAATTATTTTACCCGTATTCTGGAAGATAATTTGAAG GCCATTATAAAGCCCCAGTATGTTGATCACATTCCAAAAGCAGTTCAAGGAAATGTTGGGGAGGTGCTCAACCAGAAAGATGAGAGGGATATGAAGGAAGAACTGTGTGCTGATCTTGAGCTGAACCAGGTTATAGAACGTAATGTAGGGGATTTATCAGGTGGGGAGCTTCAAAGATTTGCCATTGCTGTCGTTGCCATACAGAATGCAGAGATATATATGTTTGACGAACCTTCAAGTTATCTTGATGTGAAACAGAGGCTTAAAGCTGCCCAAGTTGTCCGATCTTTGCTTAGGCCTAATAG CTATGTAATTGTTGTGGAGCATGATCTTAGTGTCTTGGATTACTTATCAGACTTCATTTGCTGTTTATATGGGAAACCGGGTGCGTATGGAGTTGTGACACTTCCGTTCTCAGTTAGAGAAGGAATCAACATCTTCTTGGCCGGATTTGTCCCCACCGAAAATCTTAGGTTCCGAGATGAATCTCTGACATTCAAG GTTGCTGAGACACCACAGGAAAGTGCTGAGGAAATTGAGACATATGCACGATATAGATACCCATCAATGAGTAAAACTCAGGGAAACTTCAGGCTTCGTGTGGTTGAGGGTGAATTTACCGATTCTCAAATTATTGTGATGCTGGGTGAGAATGGAACGGGGAAGATAACATTTATTCGTATGCTG GCGGGTCTATTGAAACCTGATTCTGTAGAAAATTCAGATGTGGAGATACCTGAATTCAATGTTTCTTACAAGCCCCAGAAAATCAGTCCAAAGTTTCAATACACTGTCAGACACTTGTTACATTCAAGAATTCGTGATTCATATACTCATCCACAATTCATGTCAGATGTGATGAAGCCTCTTCTAATTGAACAATTAATGGATCAAGAAGTCGTGAATCTCTCTGGCGGAGAGTTGCAGAGGGTTGCATTATGCCTATGCCTTGGGAAg CCTGCAGATATTTATCTGATAGATGAACCAAGTGCTTATCTTGATTCTGAGCAGCGTAttgttgcttccaaagtcaTAAAGAg CATCTTGATATCACATTTAGGCGTGACCCCACTAACTATCGCCCAAGAATCAACAAATTGGAGTCAACGAAGGATAGGGAACAAAAAGCTGCTGGGTCTTACTATTACCTGGATGATTGATATAGTCGTGATG TCTTGGCCAAATTCGGAGGGCGTTAATATGATCTTAAAAATGGAATCACAGCTGAGTCATGACGTTCTGACAAATGATCGGAGGTCCTTTTTTCACCAGAGGCGAATGAGTTTTATGCAGTTATGGTAA
- the LOC103440176 gene encoding ABC transporter E family member 2-like isoform X3: MADRLTRIAIVSSDRCKPKKCRQECKKSCPVVKTGKLCIEVTPASKIAFISEELCIGCGICVKKCPFEAIQIINLPKDLDKDTTHRYGPNTFKLHRLPVPRPGQVLGLVGTNGIGKSTALKVLAGKLKPNLGRFKNPPDWQEILTYFRGSELQNYFTRILEDNLKAIIKPQYVDHIPKAVQGNVGEVLNQKDERDMKEELCADLELNQVIERNVGDLSGGELQRFAIAVVAIQNAEIYMFDEPSSYLDVKQRLKAAQVVRSLLRPNSYVIVVEHDLSVLDYLSDFICCLYGKPGAYGVVTLPFSVREGINIFLAGFVPTENLRFRDESLTFKVAETPQESAEEIETYARYRYPSMSKTQGNFRLRVVEGEFTDSQIIVMLGENGTGKITFIRMLAGLLKPDSVENSDVEIPEFNVSYKPQKISPKFQYTVRHLLHSRIRDSYTHPQFMSDVMKPLLIEQLMDQEVVNLSGGELQRVALCLCLGKHLDITFRRDPTNYRPRINKLESTKDREQKAAGSYYYLDD; this comes from the exons ATGGCAGACCGGTTGACCCGTATAGCAATCGTGAGCTCCGACAGATGCAAGCCAAAGAAGTGCCGCCAGGAATGCAAGAAGAGCTGTCCTGTTGTCAAGACTG GTAAACTATGTATTGAGGTTACCCCTGCATCAAAGATTGCTTTTATCTCGGAAGAATTGTGCATTGGGTGTGGTATCTGTGTTAAG AAATGCCCATTTGAAGCAATCCAAATCATCAACTTACCAAAGGATTTAGATAAAGATACGACCCATCGTTATGGGCCTAACACTTTCAAACTACACAG GTTACCAGTCCCAAGGCCAGGTCAAGTTCTTGGTTTGGTTGGAACAAATGGCATTGGGAAGTCGACTGCCCTCAAAGTTTTGGCTGGAAAGTTGAAACCAAATTTAGGCCGTTTCAAG aatcCTCCAGATTGGCAGGAAATCTTGACCTACTTCCGGGGATCTGAGCTGCAGAATTATTTTACCCGTATTCTGGAAGATAATTTGAAG GCCATTATAAAGCCCCAGTATGTTGATCACATTCCAAAAGCAGTTCAAGGAAATGTTGGGGAGGTGCTCAACCAGAAAGATGAGAGGGATATGAAGGAAGAACTGTGTGCTGATCTTGAGCTGAACCAGGTTATAGAACGTAATGTAGGGGATTTATCAGGTGGGGAGCTTCAAAGATTTGCCATTGCTGTCGTTGCCATACAGAATGCAGAGATATATATGTTTGACGAACCTTCAAGTTATCTTGATGTGAAACAGAGGCTTAAAGCTGCCCAAGTTGTCCGATCTTTGCTTAGGCCTAATAG CTATGTAATTGTTGTGGAGCATGATCTTAGTGTCTTGGATTACTTATCAGACTTCATTTGCTGTTTATATGGGAAACCGGGTGCGTATGGAGTTGTGACACTTCCGTTCTCAGTTAGAGAAGGAATCAACATCTTCTTGGCCGGATTTGTCCCCACCGAAAATCTTAGGTTCCGAGATGAATCTCTGACATTCAAG GTTGCTGAGACACCACAGGAAAGTGCTGAGGAAATTGAGACATATGCACGATATAGATACCCATCAATGAGTAAAACTCAGGGAAACTTCAGGCTTCGTGTGGTTGAGGGTGAATTTACCGATTCTCAAATTATTGTGATGCTGGGTGAGAATGGAACGGGGAAGATAACATTTATTCGTATGCTG GCGGGTCTATTGAAACCTGATTCTGTAGAAAATTCAGATGTGGAGATACCTGAATTCAATGTTTCTTACAAGCCCCAGAAAATCAGTCCAAAGTTTCAATACACTGTCAGACACTTGTTACATTCAAGAATTCGTGATTCATATACTCATCCACAATTCATGTCAGATGTGATGAAGCCTCTTCTAATTGAACAATTAATGGATCAAGAAGTCGTGAATCTCTCTGGCGGAGAGTTGCAGAGGGTTGCATTATGCCTATGCCTTGGGAAg CATCTTGATATCACATTTAGGCGTGACCCCACTAACTATCGCCCAAGAATCAACAAATTGGAGTCAACGAAGGATAGGGAACAAAAAGCTGCTGGGTCTTACTATTACCTGGATGATTGA